A DNA window from Paenibacillus andongensis contains the following coding sequences:
- a CDS encoding substrate-binding domain-containing protein has protein sequence MSNRKWTVGLIGIFLVFCYFLFQFLSSTLKIDQLVGQMEQGKVEDKRIKHVVLIAQEIDNPFWRTVEQGAKEAAAQLGAKIDYMGPIRINPAEQMNLLEKSIAAKPDAIFVQGIKDPRYDVLIGKAIDQGIPVITVDADEPESRRLAYVGTDNWEAGKRMGELVVKAGGGKGRIGVIIGSELADNQQLRLEGFRSIIRNTPGFEIVAVRSSNISRIQAAKQTEAMLNQYASIQTMVGFSSLDAVGIVEGLKATNRTDVSVYGFDDLDETRQGIAQGAILATIVQHPKEIGFKSVHLLAEIFKGGSIPVQHFTATDILDSNHLKPSVGSP, from the coding sequence ATGTCGAATAGAAAGTGGACTGTGGGGCTGATAGGCATATTTCTAGTATTCTGTTATTTTCTATTTCAGTTTTTATCTTCTACACTTAAGATTGATCAACTGGTCGGGCAAATGGAGCAGGGCAAGGTAGAGGATAAACGTATCAAGCACGTTGTGCTTATAGCTCAAGAGATCGACAATCCATTCTGGAGAACGGTGGAACAGGGAGCAAAAGAAGCCGCGGCGCAGCTGGGTGCGAAGATTGATTACATGGGGCCGATTCGCATTAATCCTGCTGAGCAAATGAATCTTCTGGAGAAATCAATTGCTGCCAAGCCGGATGCCATTTTCGTCCAAGGGATAAAAGATCCGCGCTACGATGTTCTGATCGGCAAGGCTATCGATCAAGGTATTCCAGTGATTACAGTTGATGCAGATGAGCCTGAGAGCCGGCGACTTGCCTACGTGGGAACAGATAATTGGGAAGCAGGCAAACGCATGGGAGAGCTGGTGGTGAAAGCTGGTGGCGGGAAAGGCCGTATCGGTGTCATTATCGGGAGCGAACTGGCGGATAATCAACAGCTGCGTCTAGAGGGTTTCCGTTCCATTATTCGAAATACGCCAGGATTTGAAATTGTAGCCGTCCGCTCATCGAATATTTCACGGATTCAAGCAGCTAAGCAGACTGAAGCTATGTTAAACCAATACGCAAGTATTCAGACGATGGTGGGATTTAGCTCCTTAGATGCTGTTGGTATCGTGGAAGGATTGAAGGCAACGAATCGAACAGATGTAAGCGTGTACGGATTTGATGACTTAGATGAAACCAGGCAGGGCATCGCCCAAGGAGCAATCCTTGCTACCATCGTTCAACATCCCAAAGAGATTGGATTCAAATCCGTTCATTTGTTAGCGGAAATTTTCAAAGGGGGCTCCATTCCCGTCCAGCACTTCACCGCTACGGATATTCTGGATAGTAACCATTTGAAGCCAAGTGTGGGCAGCCCATGA
- a CDS encoding ParM/StbA family protein produces the protein MTKNEVLTTTITLSIDNGSSHVKVIYDHLDCNFIFPNVLAQPFGERFLLMEQGDPLDFLDVQITSPSIESDQYRHVYVGNLAIGDEGIIHEIVGDKAVQKKAQRPETMVTLLTAAAYAIAKKHEDAIKRGKKRIKAAVNLGTGLPIREITKFREEFAHKITGGVHSVTFGTTPIFKGITVEMEFALPTDISIDDVSGVYDLEATSKSHLSHKGFGIADVGGVDMDIAFFKPGLDLDQRHSTGAKIYLNDALESIRNEVNSQGEELIASTAELTLMLVNKEYEIYAEGKVVFDMTSLINRHMRILAEKVLKYARNSWKHVRYANEFWFIGGGAVVLQPWIEKLNAELGLPIKFDTVEHSQFRNVRGTFLMLDHALKHEDETAAASSDSEGVSEGGSGSD, from the coding sequence TTGACAAAGAATGAAGTCTTAACCACTACCATCACGCTGTCTATTGATAATGGCAGCAGTCACGTTAAAGTGATTTATGACCATTTGGACTGTAACTTTATTTTTCCTAATGTACTAGCGCAACCGTTTGGCGAACGATTTCTTTTGATGGAACAAGGTGATCCTCTGGATTTCCTCGACGTTCAGATTACATCGCCTTCGATAGAGAGCGATCAGTACCGACATGTTTACGTGGGTAACTTGGCGATCGGTGACGAAGGGATTATTCATGAAATCGTAGGGGATAAAGCGGTGCAAAAGAAGGCCCAGAGACCTGAAACGATGGTGACTCTCCTTACGGCTGCGGCATATGCCATTGCCAAGAAACATGAGGATGCCATTAAGCGGGGGAAAAAGCGGATTAAAGCCGCTGTCAACTTGGGTACGGGCCTGCCGATTCGTGAAATAACGAAATTCCGCGAGGAATTTGCTCATAAGATAACAGGAGGTGTACATTCCGTTACTTTCGGGACAACCCCCATTTTTAAAGGGATAACGGTAGAAATGGAATTTGCGCTTCCTACCGATATCAGCATAGACGATGTATCCGGTGTTTACGACCTTGAGGCCACCTCCAAATCGCATCTATCCCACAAAGGCTTCGGCATTGCGGATGTAGGTGGTGTTGATATGGATATCGCGTTTTTCAAACCCGGCCTCGATCTGGATCAACGGCACTCAACCGGCGCCAAGATCTACCTCAACGATGCCTTAGAGAGCATTCGCAACGAGGTTAACTCGCAAGGCGAGGAATTGATCGCAAGCACGGCGGAATTGACCCTTATGCTGGTCAACAAAGAGTATGAGATTTATGCCGAGGGTAAGGTTGTTTTTGACATGACAAGCCTGATTAACCGGCACATGCGCATTTTAGCGGAAAAAGTGCTGAAATACGCCCGCAACTCTTGGAAGCATGTCCGATATGCCAACGAGTTTTGGTTTATTGGCGGTGGAGCGGTCGTTTTGCAGCCTTGGATTGAGAAGCTAAACGCTGAGCTGGGCTTGCCCATTAAGTTTGATACCGTGGAACACAGCCAATTCCGAAATGTGCGAGGCACCTTTCTCATGCTTGACCACGCGCTGAAACATGAGGACGAAACCGCAGCAGCTAGTAGCGATTCTGAAGGCGTATCCGAGGGTGGGAGCGGTTCGGATTGA
- a CDS encoding aminoglycoside phosphotransferase family protein: MANPYTKHRIRKVTRRFGLRLLRSGTVASFYKENAIIQVQTNTGTYAVKPFFRNTLLRSSTLHQMKTTAENIKLLINSGFSYMPKWLTARSGKLWTLHHGRPFYMTEWIKGRNLETKEDFEELGRALATLHTTSGDLLDTKGPFTNKQIELWKIQDRLFRRRMDRAIQKHERNRRWYKKYGKHCKRLTDRVWDNLNSPEIADLLKKESERPTLIHNDITSPNVIISENGQLFIIDWDRVKVGSIYVDLVKALMNTTQFNPDFILALLKGYEERRPLDATERKLISALYGLPREAWHATRFPNRSRSREMLDILEQTWDSRLKAMDLLEAWTKSIPKENEHENVHEVTD, from the coding sequence ATGGCAAATCCCTATACGAAACACCGAATTCGCAAGGTTACTCGCCGCTTTGGCTTGCGGCTGCTCCGGTCAGGCACGGTTGCATCCTTTTACAAAGAAAACGCAATTATTCAAGTACAAACGAATACGGGCACCTATGCCGTGAAACCCTTTTTTCGAAATACACTCCTCCGCTCGAGTACCCTTCATCAAATGAAAACAACCGCAGAGAATATAAAACTTTTGATAAATAGCGGATTCAGCTACATGCCCAAATGGCTCACTGCCCGTTCTGGGAAGTTATGGACTTTACACCACGGACGCCCCTTCTATATGACGGAATGGATAAAAGGAAGAAATCTGGAAACGAAGGAAGATTTTGAAGAGCTTGGCCGGGCCCTTGCCACTCTACATACAACATCCGGTGATCTCCTCGACACGAAAGGGCCCTTCACAAATAAACAAATCGAGTTATGGAAAATCCAAGATCGCCTCTTTCGTAGACGAATGGATAGAGCTATTCAAAAGCATGAGCGGAACCGCAGATGGTACAAAAAGTACGGAAAGCACTGTAAGCGCCTTACCGATCGGGTATGGGATAACTTAAACAGCCCCGAGATCGCAGATCTTTTGAAGAAGGAATCGGAACGTCCCACATTGATACACAACGATATTACTTCCCCTAATGTCATTATTTCTGAAAACGGCCAACTGTTCATTATCGATTGGGACCGTGTTAAAGTGGGCTCCATCTATGTGGATCTAGTGAAAGCGCTCATGAACACAACGCAATTCAATCCCGATTTCATACTAGCGTTGTTAAAAGGGTACGAGGAACGCCGTCCTTTAGACGCGACCGAACGCAAATTAATTTCGGCCTTATATGGATTGCCTCGGGAAGCTTGGCACGCTACTCGGTTCCCTAATCGCTCAAGAAGCCGAGAAATGCTCGATATTTTGGAGCAAACCTGGGATTCCCGGTTAAAAGCAATGGATTTATTAGAAGCATGGACAAAATCAATCCCTAAGGAGAATGAGCATGAAAATGTCCATGAAGTCACAGATTGA
- a CDS encoding DUF779 domain-containing protein yields MTIEVSKVVATDAALELIEIVKAKYGPVMFHQSGGCCDGSSPMCYAQGDFLIGDSDVWLGDIGGAPFYMSKSQYDYWKNTMLIIDVVPGRGGMFSLEGPEGRRFLTRSRMFSDEERRVLGL; encoded by the coding sequence ATGACGATAGAAGTGAGCAAGGTTGTTGCTACCGATGCCGCTCTAGAGCTAATCGAAATCGTAAAGGCCAAGTATGGCCCTGTCATGTTCCATCAATCCGGCGGCTGCTGCGATGGCAGCTCTCCGATGTGCTACGCGCAAGGAGATTTCCTTATCGGCGACAGCGACGTATGGCTAGGGGATATAGGCGGCGCACCCTTCTATATGAGCAAGTCACAATACGACTATTGGAAGAATACGATGCTCATCATTGACGTGGTGCCCGGCAGGGGCGGGATGTTCTCGCTTGAGGGGCCGGAAGGGCGGCGTTTTCTGACTCGCTCGAGGATGTTCTCGGATGAGGAGCGGCGGGTGCTGGGTCTTTAA
- a CDS encoding sensor histidine kinase, producing the protein MNIRRMLFVVIPALFILNNAVAYFIFESGRTVQQSYNVMLDRVLLYKQIAGQTQENLRALNVYLMDRTENSRKAYISQRDELNHLRESLSAQGTTIPTTDLTVRSYRNMIDTFIGQEAGVIEALNSQSSLAYAAFYEEAEQTAAFIQAEGHHLIDLELSYYQPFYRQILIQTEVMNHWGVAIFILNTLISVLFAYWISLGITRPIKQLALTAQQISDGNLQAPPPQVSEHNEFGMLSKAFGRMQDNLKDLIMKEKESLEKDKLVKELELEVLQNQINPHFLFNSLNVISKLALLEGAEKTSDLTVSMSNLLRYNLRKLDRPVTLRDEVEHAKEYFTIQQARFRDRIQFVTDIDESGLDVYVPMLTLQPILENVFVHGIEGMEEGAEIKLVIACGPSEVRVAISDNGIGMSEEVRESLLHFESAPLPDQEKGQSTGLGTRNVFKRLELFYGKKNLVDIHSEPGRGTTVLIRIPAAGKEDGDVSPTDRR; encoded by the coding sequence ATGAATATACGTAGAATGCTATTTGTTGTCATTCCGGCGCTTTTTATATTGAATAACGCGGTCGCTTATTTCATCTTTGAAAGTGGAAGAACGGTGCAGCAAAGCTATAATGTGATGCTGGATCGGGTATTATTGTACAAACAAATTGCCGGACAAACGCAAGAGAATCTTCGTGCTCTGAATGTCTACTTAATGGATCGAACGGAGAACAGCCGCAAGGCCTATATAAGTCAGAGGGATGAGCTCAATCATCTGCGGGAAAGCTTGTCTGCACAGGGGACGACTATTCCAACTACGGATCTTACAGTCCGCAGCTATCGTAATATGATCGATACTTTTATAGGGCAAGAAGCGGGAGTCATAGAGGCTTTAAATAGCCAAAGCTCTTTGGCTTATGCGGCTTTCTACGAAGAGGCAGAGCAGACAGCGGCGTTCATCCAAGCAGAAGGACATCATCTTATTGACCTGGAACTCAGTTATTATCAGCCTTTTTACAGACAAATTCTTATTCAAACAGAAGTTATGAATCATTGGGGAGTCGCTATCTTTATCTTGAATACACTGATAAGTGTCTTGTTTGCTTATTGGATCTCCCTAGGTATTACCCGACCGATCAAGCAGTTGGCCTTAACAGCTCAACAAATTTCAGACGGGAATTTGCAAGCGCCCCCTCCGCAGGTTAGCGAGCATAATGAGTTTGGTATGTTGTCTAAAGCTTTTGGGCGCATGCAAGATAATTTGAAAGATCTGATTATGAAAGAGAAAGAAAGCTTGGAAAAGGACAAGCTGGTTAAGGAATTGGAGCTGGAAGTTTTGCAAAATCAGATCAACCCGCACTTTCTCTTTAATTCCTTGAATGTCATATCCAAGCTTGCTCTGCTTGAGGGTGCTGAGAAAACAAGCGATCTTACGGTATCTATGTCCAATCTTCTTCGGTATAATCTTCGAAAATTGGATCGTCCAGTGACGCTGAGGGATGAGGTCGAGCATGCCAAAGAGTATTTTACTATCCAGCAGGCCCGCTTTCGCGACCGGATTCAGTTCGTAACGGATATTGATGAGAGCGGACTGGATGTGTACGTTCCCATGCTAACCCTGCAACCGATACTAGAGAACGTTTTTGTCCACGGTATTGAGGGAATGGAAGAAGGGGCGGAGATTAAGCTGGTTATTGCATGCGGGCCTAGTGAGGTAAGGGTTGCCATATCAGATAATGGGATCGGTATGAGCGAGGAGGTCCGTGAGTCTCTGCTTCACTTCGAATCCGCACCGCTGCCTGACCAAGAAAAAGGACAATCTACGGGGTTAGGGACGCGCAATGTGTTTAAACGACTTGAATTATTTTATGGAAAAAAGAATCTTGTAGATATTCACAGCGAGCCGGGCCGAGGGACGACTGTCCTCATCCGGATTCCTGCTGCAGGAAAGGAGGATGGAGATGTATCGCCTACTGATCGCAGATGA
- a CDS encoding response regulator transcription factor: MYRLLIADDEALEREGIEWIVTRMMPNTFEIIHAENGRVAIQKADELRPHIVLMDIRMPGIQGLEALKEIKAHSPQIKMVLVTAYEHFEYAKEALSLGVKEYLIKPAKRDQIVALLERLVAEIDQDQRKRDEEFAMRDKYFQLLPLAETEMALVFMSDQVNETEVGYLADILELSIDKGCALVLALPEFGHTSEQELSLEKKKLYETVKNFAKGFIKNRVGCVVSSMVHWHMVIFLLEKAEIKDEVLREEAHFLGNKLVETLRQQRSIDANVGIGSVQVDMEGIRRSYFEAVFASTYPKEWGNLCSFEDLKMQSLEGERETADKLMADNTSERTYVELAIKRIREEREQRTWSVLDNAITFIQEKFREELSLEDVAEHVHLNPYYFSKVFKQQTGETFIDYVTRLRIERAKECIRDGQFSLKEVCYMVGYKDPNYFSRVFKKVTGVTPTEYRSQV; this comes from the coding sequence ATGTATCGCCTACTGATCGCAGATGATGAAGCTTTAGAGAGAGAAGGCATCGAGTGGATTGTTACCCGCATGATGCCGAATACGTTTGAAATTATTCATGCAGAGAATGGTCGCGTAGCTATTCAAAAGGCAGATGAATTACGGCCGCATATTGTCCTGATGGATATTCGGATGCCGGGCATTCAAGGACTTGAAGCTTTAAAGGAAATCAAGGCTCATAGTCCGCAGATCAAGATGGTTCTGGTTACAGCCTATGAACACTTTGAATATGCCAAAGAAGCCCTTTCCTTGGGGGTAAAGGAGTACCTGATCAAACCGGCTAAACGCGATCAAATCGTTGCACTTCTAGAGCGGTTGGTAGCTGAAATCGATCAGGACCAAAGAAAGCGCGACGAGGAGTTCGCCATGCGCGATAAGTACTTCCAGCTGCTCCCGCTGGCGGAAACGGAAATGGCTCTGGTCTTTATGTCCGATCAGGTGAATGAAACCGAGGTGGGGTATCTGGCTGATATCCTCGAGCTTTCCATAGATAAAGGATGTGCGCTTGTACTCGCCTTGCCGGAATTCGGGCATACATCCGAACAGGAATTAAGCCTCGAGAAGAAAAAGCTTTACGAAACGGTAAAAAATTTCGCCAAAGGATTTATCAAGAATAGGGTCGGTTGTGTGGTCAGTTCCATGGTCCATTGGCACATGGTCATTTTTCTACTCGAGAAGGCTGAAATCAAGGATGAGGTGTTGCGGGAAGAGGCTCATTTCCTAGGCAATAAGCTGGTCGAGACACTCCGCCAACAGCGCAGCATAGACGCTAATGTAGGCATCGGGTCCGTCCAAGTGGATATGGAGGGAATAAGGAGATCGTATTTTGAAGCCGTCTTCGCATCCACGTATCCTAAAGAGTGGGGTAACCTTTGCTCTTTTGAGGATTTGAAAATGCAATCCCTAGAAGGTGAGCGTGAAACGGCTGATAAGTTGATGGCAGACAACACATCTGAACGTACTTACGTGGAATTGGCCATCAAACGAATCCGTGAGGAGCGTGAGCAGCGAACATGGAGTGTCCTAGACAACGCCATCACGTTCATTCAAGAGAAATTCCGCGAGGAGCTATCCCTTGAAGATGTGGCGGAACATGTCCACTTGAACCCGTATTATTTCAGTAAAGTATTCAAGCAGCAAACAGGAGAAACCTTCATCGATTATGTGACAAGGCTGCGGATCGAAAGGGCCAAAGAATGCATAAGGGACGGGCAATTCAGCCTAAAGGAAGTCTGTTATATGGTGGGTTATAAAGACCCTAACTATTTCAGCCGAGTATTTAAAAAGGTAACTGGGGTAACGCCTACCGAATACCGCAGTCAAGTATAA
- a CDS encoding sugar porter family MFS transporter, translating into MSSHINHQDQQVSMKFVTLVSMVAALGGLLFGFDTAVVSGAIGFMKERFDLSEVEVGWAVSSLIIGCIVGAAGSGMLGDKFGRKKVLIMAAILFIIGSIGSAIPDTFTGYIIARIIGGLGIGITSTLCPLYNAEIAPAKYRGRLVALNQFATVTGIFLVYFINMGIAGYGNDAWDVSTAWRWMFGFGVLPGLLFLVLLFFVPESPRWLIKQGRAAESLPILLKIHGDELARQEVLDIKESFMQESGSIRQLFSPALRLALIVGVGLAVLQQVTGINAIMYYAPEIFKETGAGTNASLIQTILVGLINFLFTILAIWLIDKVGRKALLLVGSASMTVCLVVIGAAFHTGQPSGPLVLIFILLYVASFAVSLGPVVWVIMSEIFPNRIRGKATAIASMALWTADYIVSQTFPPMLGSAGPAVTFWIFGFMSLVTFFFTWRLVPETKGRSLEEIEALWSSKKVTNLNKDKEVEGISYRTLPGTPES; encoded by the coding sequence ATGAGCTCACATATAAACCATCAAGACCAACAAGTAAGCATGAAGTTTGTTACGCTAGTTTCAATGGTTGCCGCTTTAGGCGGTTTATTATTTGGATTCGATACAGCTGTTGTGTCGGGTGCAATCGGTTTTATGAAAGAACGTTTCGACCTCAGTGAGGTGGAAGTGGGCTGGGCGGTCTCCAGCTTAATCATCGGGTGTATCGTTGGAGCCGCAGGATCCGGTATGTTGGGGGACAAGTTCGGTCGGAAAAAAGTGCTGATTATGGCTGCGATCCTATTTATTATCGGGTCCATCGGTTCCGCCATTCCAGACACGTTCACCGGTTATATTATTGCCCGTATTATTGGTGGACTTGGGATTGGGATTACCTCAACGCTATGTCCTCTTTATAACGCGGAAATAGCGCCTGCCAAGTATCGCGGCCGTCTAGTGGCCCTGAATCAGTTCGCGACGGTGACTGGTATCTTCCTCGTATATTTCATTAACATGGGCATTGCGGGATATGGTAACGACGCGTGGGACGTTTCAACAGCTTGGCGGTGGATGTTTGGTTTCGGGGTTCTTCCCGGCTTGCTGTTCTTAGTATTGCTTTTCTTTGTGCCTGAAAGTCCGCGATGGTTGATCAAGCAGGGGAGAGCAGCAGAGTCTCTTCCGATTCTGCTTAAGATTCACGGCGACGAATTGGCCAGACAGGAAGTACTGGATATCAAGGAGTCGTTCATGCAGGAAAGCGGATCGATCCGCCAGCTGTTCAGCCCCGCTTTGCGGCTTGCTTTAATTGTAGGTGTAGGGCTGGCTGTTCTCCAGCAAGTTACGGGGATTAACGCGATTATGTACTATGCCCCTGAGATTTTCAAGGAAACAGGAGCTGGCACGAATGCTTCGCTGATTCAGACCATTCTGGTCGGTTTGATTAATTTCCTCTTCACCATTCTTGCTATCTGGCTGATCGATAAGGTAGGACGTAAGGCTCTTTTGCTCGTCGGATCTGCCTCGATGACAGTTTGCCTAGTCGTAATTGGCGCCGCCTTTCACACCGGACAACCTTCCGGGCCATTGGTGCTCATCTTTATTTTATTGTATGTAGCTTCCTTTGCAGTATCGCTTGGGCCTGTCGTGTGGGTGATTATGTCCGAAATTTTCCCGAACCGTATTCGTGGAAAAGCTACGGCGATAGCTTCTATGGCGCTATGGACAGCGGATTATATCGTATCGCAGACCTTTCCGCCGATGCTTGGCTCCGCAGGACCCGCGGTGACATTCTGGATATTCGGTTTCATGTCCTTGGTTACATTCTTTTTCACTTGGCGTCTAGTGCCCGAGACAAAGGGAAGATCGCTGGAGGAAATCGAGGCCTTGTGGTCTTCGAAGAAAGTCACTAATTTGAATAAGGACAAAGAAGTAGAGGGCATCTCATACAGAACTTTGCCGGGCACACCCGAATCCTAA
- a CDS encoding phosphotransferase, with product MKMSMKSQIEQMYGIKIKETHQIKDIYQIRTKDAMYCLKSYAFPEDEVRFITRILSYMDERGFTRSQKVSPTVEQSPYMTYDGHFYTLTNWVDGARPDFTRRKDLKKGIRTLAKFHSIAEGFPIAEAPEARIRYSGLDHEITEYKTLLSSYKITEHLAALSEDVLDHLQQPKAIEAIDTEQKASAFVHGDFNYPNLMKDKRRKLHLIDFDNTSLHTRMKDLSHILHRNALWDSTEMLRWIDYYQKYRPLSSSDLSLLHALLSAPYHVVRNIRIGGIRLAKEIIPTVAHLNKYQRGLRALL from the coding sequence ATGAAAATGTCCATGAAGTCACAGATTGAACAAATGTATGGTATAAAAATCAAAGAAACTCATCAAATCAAAGATATTTATCAGATACGGACCAAGGACGCAATGTATTGTTTAAAAAGCTACGCTTTCCCTGAAGACGAGGTCCGATTTATTACCCGTATCCTATCCTATATGGATGAGCGCGGCTTCACTCGTAGTCAAAAGGTTTCTCCTACGGTGGAGCAATCCCCCTACATGACTTATGATGGCCATTTCTACACGTTAACAAATTGGGTTGACGGAGCGAGGCCGGACTTTACGAGGAGGAAAGACTTAAAGAAAGGCATTCGAACCTTAGCTAAATTCCATTCCATAGCTGAAGGATTTCCAATAGCCGAAGCTCCGGAAGCAAGAATTCGATATTCAGGGCTGGATCACGAAATTACTGAATATAAAACCCTACTCAGTTCTTACAAAATTACCGAACATTTAGCAGCACTTAGTGAGGACGTACTAGACCATTTGCAACAACCCAAAGCGATAGAGGCCATCGATACGGAACAAAAGGCTTCCGCCTTTGTTCATGGCGATTTCAATTATCCCAATCTGATGAAAGACAAACGGCGGAAGCTGCATTTAATCGACTTTGACAACACGTCGCTCCACACCAGAATGAAAGATTTGTCCCACATTCTTCATCGAAACGCCCTCTGGGATAGTACGGAGATGCTTCGTTGGATCGATTATTATCAGAAATACCGTCCATTGAGTTCTTCTGATCTCAGCCTTCTTCATGCCCTTCTATCTGCACCTTATCATGTGGTCCGCAACATAAGGATTGGCGGAATTCGTCTAGCCAAAGAGATTATTCCGACAGTTGCGCATTTGAACAAGTATCAACGTGGGCTTAGGGCTTTGCTTTAA